A single window of Polyodon spathula isolate WHYD16114869_AA chromosome 2, ASM1765450v1, whole genome shotgun sequence DNA harbors:
- the LOC121303867 gene encoding immediate early response 3-interacting protein 1, which yields MAFTLYSLIQAAILCVNAVAVLHEERFLSKIGWGADHGIGGFGDEPGIKSQLMNLVRSVRTVMRVPLIIVNTVAIVLLLLFG from the exons ATGGCGTTTACTCTCTATTCTCTAATCCAGGCAGCTATTTTGTGTGTAAATGCAGTTGCTGTCCTCCACGAAGAGAGGTTCCTCAGCAAAA TTGGCTGGGGAGCAGATCATGGAATTGGAGGATTTGGTGATGAACCAGGAATTAAATCACAACTTATGAACCTCGTTCGGTCTGTAAGGACAGTTATGAGAG TACCCTTAATAATTGTGAACACTGTGGCTATtgttttgctgctgctgtttggaTAG